AAAGAGAACCCTTTTCGTTAGAGAATTCGTCTTCTTTGTCAGCGAGCGGCTTTCCTTTTAGATTCTGGTCTGCACCTCCAAATGCATGAAACGCTCCTGACCTGAGGATCAGTTAAGATCAGGTCCGAAGCGTCGTTGATGGAATGTttgttgtatttgtatttgtatttgagTAGGTTGTAGATTGTAGAATAGAATAGTATAGAGATTGAGAGTATATCCGTTTCACAGTTGTGAGATTTGGTTTGGTTTCGTTGGCAGAGAAAGGAGAAATTGTCAGTGTTAAAATCAGTGTTCAATGATCTGGTCGGGTATCTGTCTAGTCTGGCTTAGCCACACGCTAAAAGCAGGGTCATGTGGGGTCAAGTGAATCTTCTACGGTCTGTATGTGTTTGTTTTAACATCTACTGGGATCTCCGATACAGTCTAGCGGTTGCTCTACATGGAGGATGAGGGCGGCGGCCAGACAATGATGATGGTGCTGCTGTCCTTCTCATCCTCATTCTCATCCTTAACCGCTTCCACATCCTTACTTTCCAAATATGTGGCTATCTCGTTGGCATTCCGATTGAAGGCCACCATCATGGGGGTGTTGCCTTCGGCATTGCGTGCCTGCAGACTAGCCCCGGCGGCCACCAGCATCACGCAGAGCTCCCTGCGAGTCGTATCAGCGGCGATATGTAAAGCAGTTTGTCCGCTACAAAGTGTGCAAACAAAGGAGAGAATGATTAGTTTTGGTAGATAATGGGCAAATGGTTTCACATGCTGTCTTGTAGCTCTGGTTGTTCTTCGACTACTCACTGGTCCTTGTCGGGCATATTGATGATGCGTTTTGTGGCACATGAGATGATATATTTCACAATGTCCTTATGGTTGTATTTGCAGGCAAAGTGCAGGGCCGTCTCTCCGTTCTTATTCACTGACTGCAATGAGTATCCTTGTTCATGTAGTGCACGTAACTGTAAGGATAAGTGCGAGGGTAAATGAGTGAGCGGCTCAAACACATGGCACAACgattggggggggggggggactaGGAGCAGGATACAACAAACTGCATACACAACGGGGGTAGGGGTGGggttgggtttgggtttggggcTTTACGGAGGTTATACATATATTGATACATATAGAAGATATAGTTGTTCTACCATATTGAGATCACCGCTTTGGGCTGCTAGTAGTATGGCATCGGAAGTTTGTTCCAGTATAGGGCTGTTattcataaatatatattcatGGGTGTATGTGGGTGTGTTTATGGTGTTTTATGTGCACATAAAAGAGTAGACAGAAAATAGAACAAGAAGAAAATTCAGGCATcagttttgttttgattgaaGTTCCCGTTGAACCGATTCGTTGATACACATATCGTTTTGATCGTCATGATTTAATGGGTATACATATGCAGTAGTACAGTAGAAGAAGGCCACAACAGACAGGGACAGACATTTAGGCAGAAAAGAAGttgaaatcaaattaaagtTAGATACAGGAATAGGATAAAGGATACACAGAATACCTGAATCCATAACCAAAAACATCTTCGTTGAAACTGAACAAACGATCTTTGTTGCTGCATGCACAAAAATGATGAAATCAATTAatgaaaaaaaaccaaacaaaatgTAAGACAGAAAGTGGGAGAAAAGCATCCGGGAATGTGGTGGGAGCGGGGGCGAGCGAATAAAAGCGAGATGGCATCTCTATGGTAATGCCAATTGGATAGAGATGGAGATAGAGATGCGTAAATCgatttcatttgatttgttttgttgtttttgtagtGCCATCTCGCTCGTTTTGGGCATCAATGATTGATTGCATGTTAATCGAATGCTGAATCGATGAGGGAATGCTTCGTTTTTACCTCTTCCACTTCATCACTTTGATGGGCTTGGAGCCAATTTGTAAATCCTCGTCTGTGAGTGGAATTTTCGTATATATAATCGACAAGTATATCGATATAGATCGATGAAAAGAGTTGTAGAAATTGTTAGTACACCAATTGAACGAGTGAAAAGTCAAATCATCAATCAAATATAATTGTAAAAAAATACTTAAAGAATAAGTTTCAAGATAAGTAGATAGATTTCAACGATAACTAGTTCAAACAGATAATCGATTAGTCGAACAACAGACTGATCGAACGTACACATATCGGTATCGACAAGTACGATATATAGACAGATACATAGAGATCAAACGGATATCGGTATATCCACTACCAGAGAGGAGCCATAACCTACCCTGGGGGTTTCATTGTGTGTGGTTTCTAGTGTGTATGGATATTGGGGATATCTTGTTCGAAGGTATATCGGAGGTGGTGTGGAGACCGGAATACGGTTTGGTCCTTGCTACGgttaactgttaatgtaagcCGGGATTATATACCATATCGTGAGTAATCGAGAGAGAAAGATTGGTTCGTATTTAATGCTCTACTTACATGCTATTGTGGCAAGGACTAAGCTGTATTCGGTTCCTTAAGACACTGACATATCGGGAGGTGTTACGAGTGGGtgtttgtatgttttttgTACTATGTACTATGTAAGTGTCTGTTCTTTTTGTTAGTGGCTAAGCGTGCAACAACACAACGTTCGCGATAACAGATGACGATTGAAGATAAATGAAGCAGAAGAGAACAGGGAGCCAGGGAGTCAGGGTGGAGTGTCGGGAAAGGAAGAGACAGCCATCCCCTCTCCGAATGCTCAAAGCTGGAATCGCTTCTTGCGAAAGTGGAGGTGGCAGAACATGCGTCTATCAATGAACGGCAGCTGAGCGGCCACCTCACGCTGGTAGAGCTCCAGCCGCTCTTGCAGCGGTAGCTCATCAACACTGGTGGCAACCGCTGGTTGTGCCACCCGTTGCccttgctgtggctgtggctgatGCTGTTGCTTTGGTGGCCAGCAGGCAGATAACAGAAGAAGCCTACCGGTGCTGCCTGGTGCATGGCCCTGGGCCTGGTCCATTTGTCGGCGCTCTGTCTGGGCCTGACGCTGCGAGAATGCGGCAAAGGAGCGTTCTTGGTCGGGTGTTTGGGGCATGGTGGCGAGTTCGTGATCCAGAATAAGTAAATCGTCAATGGCGATGTCACAGATGTAGTGTAAATGTTCCTGCGCCCTGTCGATGCGGAAGTAGTGCTCTGCAGTGCAGGCTTTCAACGGAAAAGAGACAAAAAGGAGAAACATGAACTCATAGATTATTTGTGGGGCTATTCAGGTTGAGGCTCGAGCAGGACTTACCGTCTACGAAACACCAGTCCTGCGATACCTTCGGGTAGGTGATGGACTCTTCGAACTTGGCGTTGAGCATATTGCGGACATGATCCAGATCGCATTGTGAGTCGATCTCGATCTGGCCGAGCTTGTTCGCCAGCTTACTGAGCATCTCCCTTTGGTAGTGGTATTGCTCATACTGCTGCATCGTAATGCGCAGGATATTCAATTGAAGCTTCTCCAGGGGATTTACTCTGTGATTAGAGAAGGGTTTAGTGGTGGACAGGCCGCGTCCGTTGGATATCACTCACTGGACATCGCCACGTCCATTCTTGCACTTGGTCAGCATCAACGCCTTATTCAACAGCTCGATCTCAATGATCGACGGCTTCACGCGACACGCCTCACCATCCACCTGCATCGGTATGGTGCGCTTCGTTATGATGCGCGCCTTCCGGCACTGGCAGATGCAGGTGCCGTGCATGCCCGCCTGCAGCATCGGCAGCTGGTAGGTGGTCAGCCCCACCACCTCCATCAGGCCGTCGTCAATGGTGGGCTTAGTCGCCCCGAACGAGTCGTTCCACGGGTGGGTGCCGCCGCCATAGCTGCGGAAAGGGAAAGTGTTTAGATCGCCTAATCGAACACCATCTATAGCTCATTCTCCTTTCGCACCTGGGTATGTTCAGGAAGAGGACGGCATGGCAGCCGGCGTCCCGCAGCTTGCTGGTGAAGTCATTCCCGTCGCACTCCAGCGTCACCCACTGGGAGAGGTTGCGGTACTGGCGCAGGATCAGATCCTTGCCCCCCATCTGGCCGTAGTACATCTTGTTGCGCAGCCGCGAATTGAAGCGCTCCGGATGGGCCTCCCGCGCTTCGTGGAACTCCAGTGCGATGTGGGCATCCACCCCGAACGAGAAGTAGTTGTTGATCACGTTCAGGGGCACGTTCGCCTTGCTGCGGTCCATGTGGTCATCGCAGACATCGTCGTTGGGCGTGACCTTGACGCGCCAGCGGTCCATGAGGACGCACTGCGACATGCCGATCTCGCGTAGGATCTTGCCCACCGGTTCGTCCGTGTAGCCCTGACAGGAGAAATACTATAAGGACAGTGCAATCGAGGGTATCACTGGGTATAGATTGCTTACCCCGCCCCATCCGAGAGCGCGAGCGAGATCGTTGCCCGTCCCCAACGGCAGCACACCGACGGCCGGGCACGGCGACAATGGTGGATGGATCTGATCGAGGACGGAGAGCACCCAGCCGACGGTGCCATCGCCGCCGCAGGCCAAAACCCGAAGATTCGGCGCCTTGCGGAACATGTCCAGACTTAATGGTGGGACGAATGAGAATGCAAAAATGATAATTAAATACAGATTTGCATGAACGAAAGACTATAGCTATAGCACTACAGTGCCCAAAGGTGGCACAGATCAAAGCTTTCTACAATGAAATGTATCGATTGAGTCTAAAACTATCGATTGACGGTGGCAGTTGTGAAATATCGTTGAGGGTATTGCCTTACATTTAATCCAGCTTACAAATGGTGTTTATAAATGGGATTATGATTCAATTTATTGATTACTTAATTCTGATTAATTCTCTATAATTATATGGCCTTATCGGAAAGACTCTAACGCCTAAGGACAGTCATTAGACATGGCACACGGACATCAACAGAAaaagagcaaaaaaaaaacagctgaCGCTCCCATTCTCTTTGCAAAACTTTATAGGAAGAAGTCTATCGACTAAGGACAGTCATTGGACACAGGAATACCTAACATACTATCCAGTATAGCGTACACTGTCATTCTCTTCGTTAGAATATGTTCATCATCTATGGATCATATGTACATAGGTGTATTGCCACCCTATGGTGGTGCCTACTATTCTAATTCCAAACGACTAGCAACATTCCCTTCGTTGGACTTGTGTTTAATAagttatattatatatatttattatatttttccATCGGATTAAGTTAAAGTCCTGAACATAGCATCTACGATCCGTCTTTCCATCATTTCCCTGCCTAAAAACAGCTGTTCCTGAATGATTCTCTGCCTGGGAAATTCTTGAAATTCTTAAGTACTACTTACCCCATTTTGGGACCTCCCTGCGTTAGATCAAAGACCTGGCGTGGGTTCAGGAGATGCTGGAACTTGCCGAGTAGCTTGACGCCCTGATTGCCACCGGACTTGGGATTAATAAAGACAATGACCGGTATTACCTCCGGCGATGGAATGGGCTTCACGATGAATGCGCGCGGTTCTCCCTTTTTCTCGTCCTTGCCCTTCTGCCGGCGCTGGGTCTGCTTCTTGCCCTTGCCACCGGGACCGCCGAGTCCGCCGGGTCCGCCAGGTGCGCCAGCTGCAGTGCCACCGCCGGCTCCAGCAGCCGAGGAGCCGGTGGCAGCGTTCTTGTTGCTCACCCGAATGGAGGACTTGAAGTTGCCCTTGTTCGGCAGCTTGACAATCCACGATGGTGGCACAATAATCGGTGCATAGTTGCCTGCGGAGAGCGTGGGAGTAaatgatagagagagagagagagagagtaagcAAAGATGGATAGATGTTCGTTCGTTCGGGGTTTAGGCCCTGGCTGGGCTAATTGAGTGGAAAGTGCTTGAGGATTGCCAAGCAACTAAATTCAATTTTCCTTTTCCATCCAATCGCtagagcaggagcaggagtggcagcagcagcagcagcagtagctaTGGTAAGCCCCAGCATAAGCGACATACCAAAGAGCAATTATGAATGCCACAGCAACAACCACAGCCAGTGGCCAGTGGGGCATAAAGGCCACACAGcagagccagtgccagtggcagtggtagtggcagtggcaaccCACTCTACGGGGtaattgttttctttttcctttttgcgCGTCGTCTTGACTCCATCTtcgtgtggcagtggcactaGCAATGGCTGTGTCTATGGTCTATGGGGCAAGTGTGCGTAATGGGGGATGGCCAGCCACACGGAGAGTGTGTTAACAAGATGCTCATTGAGACACTTTATGGTGGAACGTGCGAGTATTTCAAGGTGGAAGCCTTGAGAGGAGTCTTTAACTCGACTTTAAGTTAAATAAGGGCCAGgatccgggtccgggtccgggtccctGCCTCCTTTGACAAGTCTGAAACGAGGTTAAACTTTGCCCTGCCCTGATCCTAAGCCAAAGGCAAAGGAGAAACTTAAACAAGCAAACGATTAAACCTACATTTGACAGAatgaagttgaggttgagatATTGCCCAGGACCTCTCTAGCTTGTATGTATTTATCGTGGAAAATGGTATGGAAAGtccacaaaacaaaaactacTTGCAGTTTgaagtgtgtgtgtttttatgTTCTTATATTCCTGAAAGCTGAAATATTGATATTGAATATTGAGATTGAAATCAAAAGAATTGAAATGGGAATAaaccaaaaaagaaaaaagcaCAACAATCCAAGAGAAGAGAGAGAATATAATTATTCTAGAGAATTTTCGACAAAAAATGCTCCTTAAACATTCATGGATCAAGGATAAATAGTTGATTAAAGTCCCACAAAATTAATCAATGCCCATCGAGATG
The Drosophila miranda strain MSH22 chromosome XL, D.miranda_PacBio2.1, whole genome shotgun sequence genome window above contains:
- the LOC108154173 gene encoding eye-specific diacylglycerol kinase isoform X3; the encoded protein is MQRLRTTFTRSRTPTGAEMKMQNSLEVPKQVRSASFDEMQLEAQRTSSNRLRQRASSSAEGRALEADRLQVPAGQGRSRSFDSAVIDPTSEDSGAFLDVPQRNKMPRRSSSSSPKTPPPCFHCQLVRQYERQITAEQRFFIDHRELTALSFYSDDDDDDDEEEGAVGGEGLCEDMHGACGGRPLPDVNNEAVARAQAILASTFENDPSTDCEDDAVELDLGLIHLSIEQSRARIPRQMRRHTIDSSVGNSEDEGVDGSGPNSNNSPYFGNTLMPPRPCGITFTLSPTNGDCPFLPTFAFPIDPNSPPGTPSPTQSPSPSPSPSPTPSVVLAVPPPLLELPSCSTGSGQQLLGSTAAVAAAALTLPAIASSQAAAAMATGAVCTLADADDAAAALGAIGLPVRPRRRSISRQEAIFVEPTGSSLENVSMSIEKADSIDAASTRANCGSPTGMFAVAHRTGFVVQDIYLTVPDLRRDRAASVDSCFSKLSSGNKTEELQPTVDGCYLTVPVINTTRSRSVDIVLPTDEQARYKALAMTGNEPGTYGRTATGSNARRPIRIVPDWTENAINGEHYWKTSSASGDLCCLNEECIVSSKSGQRLKCSACQLVAHINCIPYVNEKPTLLCKPTYRDVGIRQYREQTTTHHHWVHRKMEKGKCKQCGKNIMFESIPQAVQSKLFGSKEIVALSCAWCHEIYHNKDTCFNQEKIGEECRLGNYAPIIVPPSWIVKLPNKGNFKSSIRVSNKNAATGSSAAGAGGGTAAGAPGGPGGLGGPGGKGKKQTQRRQKGKDEKKGEPRAFIVKPIPSPEVIPVIVFINPKSGGNQGVKLLGKFQHLLNPRQVFDLTQGGPKMGLDMFRKAPNLRVLACGGDGTVGWVLSVLDQIHPPLSPCPAVGVLPLGTGNDLARALGWGGGYTDEPVGKILREIGMSQCVLMDRWRVKVTPNDDVCDDHMDRSKANVPLNVINNYFSFGVDAHIALEFHEAREAHPERFNSRLRNKMYYGQMGGKDLILRQYRNLSQWVTLECDGNDFTSKLRDAGCHAVLFLNIPSYGGGTHPWNDSFGATKPTIDDGLMEVVGLTTYQLPMLQAGMHGTCICQCRKARIITKRTIPMQVDGEACRVKPSIIEIELLNKALMLTKCKNGRGDVQVNPLEKLQLNILRITMQQYEQYHYQREMLSKLANKLGQIEIDSQCDLDHVRNMLNAKFEESITYPKVSQDWCFVDACTAEHYFRIDRAQEHLHYICDIAIDDLLILDHELATMPQTPDQERSFAAFSQRQAQTERRQMDQAQGHAPGSTDEDLQIGSKPIKVMKWKSNKDRLFSFNEDVFGYGFSPILEQTSDAILLAAQSGDLNMLRALHEQGYSLQSVNKNGETALHFACKYNHKDIVKYIISCATKRIINMPDKDHGQTALHIAADTTRRELCVMLVAAGASLQARNAEGNTPMMVAFNRNANEIATYLESKDVEAVKDENEDEKDSSTIIIVWPPPSSSM
- the LOC108154173 gene encoding eye-specific diacylglycerol kinase isoform X13 produces the protein MFISYLNCDSPNANANASVNASSNASSNPSAEQRVWGMERLLHAVREEFQTEDENEEDDAENSDCDSSSSSSTSVAEAAADSSQPLSQSLPLPQSLLLQQQQKAARRKLQRSDSFETGTGMPMLAWTETAAGAGGVTSAAAAAGAAGGTVRRFRRSSIGMQRKSAFRQRKLDSLGAWRRKSRRTATGSNARRPIRIVPDWTENAINGEHYWKTSSASGDLCCLNEECIVSSKSGQRLKCSACQLVAHINCIPYVNEKPTLLCKPTYRDVGIRQYREQTTTHHHWVHRKMEKGKCKQCGKNIMFESIPQAVQSKLFGSKEIVALSCAWCHEIYHNKDTCFNQEKIGEECRLGNYAPIIVPPSWIVKLPNKGNFKSSIRVSNKNAATGSSAAGAGGGTAAGAPGGPGGLGGPGGKGKKQTQRRQKGKDEKKGEPRAFIVKPIPSPEVIPVIVFINPKSGGNQGVKLLGKFQHLLNPRQVFDLTQGGPKMGLDMFRKAPNLRVLACGGDGTVGWVLSVLDQIHPPLSPCPAVGVLPLGTGNDLARALGWGGYFSCQGYTDEPVGKILREIGMSQCVLMDRWRVKVTPNDDVCDDHMDRSKANVPLNVINNYFSFGVDAHIALEFHEAREAHPERFNSRLRNKMYYGQMGGKDLILRQYRNLSQWVTLECDGNDFTSKLRDAGCHAVLFLNIPSYGGGTHPWNDSFGATKPTIDDGLMEVVGLTTYQLPMLQAGMHGTCICQCRKARIITKRTIPMQVDGEACRVKPSIIEIELLNKALMLTKCKNGRGDVQVNPLEKLQLNILRITMQQYEQYHYQREMLSKLANKLGQIEIDSQCDLDHVRNMLNAKFEESITYPKVSQDWCFVDACTAEHYFRIDRAQEHLHYICDIAIDDLLILDHELATMPQTPDQERSFAAFSQRQAQTERRQMDQAQGHAPGSTDEDLQIGSKPIKVMKWKSNKDRLFSFNEDVFGYGFSPILEQTSDAILLAAQSGDLNMLRALHEQGYSLQSVNKNGETALHFACKYNHKDIVKYIISCATKRIINMPDKDHGQTALHIAADTTRRELCVMLVAAGASLQARNAEGNTPMMVAFNRNANEIATYLESKDVEAVKDENEDEKDSSTIIIVWPPPSSSM
- the LOC108154173 gene encoding eye-specific diacylglycerol kinase isoform X7, with protein sequence MQRLRTTFTRSRTPTGAEMKMQNSLEVPKQVRSASFDEMQLEAQRTSSNRLRQRASSSAEGRALEADRLQVPAGQGRSRSFDSAVIDPTSEDSGAFLDVPQRNKMPRRSSSSSPKTPPPCFHCQLVRQYERQITAEQRFFIDHRELTALSFYSDDDDDDDEEEGAVGGEGLCEDMHGACGGRPLPDVNNEAVARAQAILASTFENDPSTDCEDDAVELDLGLIHLSIEQSRARIPRQMRRHTIDSSVGNSEDEGVDGSGPNSNNSPYFGNTLMPPRPCGITFTLSPTNGDCPFLPTFAFPIDPNSPPGTPSPTQSPSPSPSPSPTPSVVLAVPPPLLELPSCSTGSGQQLLGSTAAVAAAALTLPAIASSQAAAAMATGAVCTLADADDAAAALGAIGLPVRPRRRSISRQEAIFVEPTGSSLENVSMSIEKADSIDAASTRANCGSPTGMFAVAHRTGFVVQDIYLTVPDLRRDRAASVDSCFSKLSSGNKTEELQPTVDGCYLTVPVINTTRSRSVDIVLPTDEQARYKALAMTGNEPGTYGRTATGSNARRPIRIVPDWTENAINGEHYWKTSSASGDLCCLNEECIKSGQRLKCSACQLVAHINCIPYVNEKPTLLCKPTYRDVGIRQYREQTTTHHHWVHRKMEKGKCKQCGKNIMFESIPQAVQSKLFGSKEIVALSCAWCHEIYHNKDTCFNQEKIGEECRLGNYAPIIVPPSWIVKLPNKGNFKSSIRVSNKNAATGSSAAGAGGGTAAGAPGGPGGLGGPGGKGKKQTQRRQKGKDEKKGEPRAFIVKPIPSPEVIPVIVFINPKSGGNQGVKLLGKFQHLLNPRQVFDLTQGGPKMGLDMFRKAPNLRVLACGGDGTVGWVLSVLDQIHPPLSPCPAVGVLPLGTGNDLARALGWGGYFSCQGYTDEPVGKILREIGMSQCVLMDRWRVKVTPNDDVCDDHMDRSKANVPLNVINNYFSFGVDAHIALEFHEAREAHPERFNSRLRNKMYYGQMGGKDLILRQYRNLSQWVTLECDGNDFTSKLRDAGCHAVLFLNIPSYGGGTHPWNDSFGATKPTIDDGLMEVVGLTTYQLPMLQAGMHGTCICQCRKARIITKRTIPMQVDGEACRVKPSIIEIELLNKALMLTKCKNGRGDVQVNPLEKLQLNILRITMQQYEQYHYQREMLSKLANKLGQIEIDSQCDLDHVRNMLNAKFEESITYPKVSQDWCFVDACTAEHYFRIDRAQEHLHYICDIAIDDLLILDHELATMPQTPDQERSFAAFSQRQAQTERRQMDQAQGHAPGSTDEDLQIGSKPIKVMKWKSPILEQTSDAILLAAQSGDLNMLRALHEQGYSLQSVNKNGETALHFACKYNHKDIVKYIISCATKRIINMPDKDHGQTALHIAADTTRRELCVMLVAAGASLQARNAEGNTPMMVAFNRNANEIATYLESKDVEAVKDENEDEKDSSTIIIVWPPPSSSM
- the LOC108154173 gene encoding eye-specific diacylglycerol kinase isoform X8, whose translation is MQRLRTTFTRSRTPTGAEMKMQNSLEVPKQVRSASFDEMQLEAQRTSSNRLRQRASSSAEGRALEADRLQVPAGQGRSRSFDSAVIDPTSEDSGAFLDVPQRNKMPRRSSSSSPKTPPPCFHCQLVRQYERQITAEQRFFIDHRELTALSFYSDDDDDDDEEEGAVGGEGLCEDMHGACGGRPLPDVNNEAVARAQAILASTFENDPSTDCEDDAVELDLGLIHLSIEQSRARIPRQMRRHTIDSSVGNSEDEGVDGSGPNSNNSPYFGNTLMPPRPCGITFTLSPTNGDCPFLPTFAFPIDPNSPPGTPSPTQSPSPSPSPSPTPSVVLAVPPPLLELPSCSTGSGQQLLGSTAAVAAAALTLPAIASSQAAAAMATGAVCTLADADDAAAALGAIGLPVRPRRRSISRQEAIFVEPTGSSLENVSMSIEKADSIDAASTRANCGSPTGMFAVAHRTGFVVQDIYLTVPDLRRDRAASVDSCFSKLSSGNKTEELQPTVDGCYLTVPVINTTRSRSVDIVLPTDEQARYKALAMTGNEPGTYGRTATGSNARRPIRIVPDWTENAINGEHYWKTSSASGDLCCLNEECIKSGQRLKCSACQLVAHINCIPYVNEKPTLLCKPTYRDVGIRQYREQTTTHHHWVHRKMEKGKCKQCGKNIMFESIPQAVQSKLFGSKEIVALSCAWCHEIYHNKDTCFNQEKIGEECRLGNYAPIIVPPSWIVKLPNKGNFKSSIRVSNKNAATGSSAAGAGGGTAAGAPGGPGGLGGPGGKGKKQTQRRQKGKDEKKGEPRAFIVKPIPSPEVIPVIVFINPKSGGNQGVKLLGKFQHLLNPRQVFDLTQGGPKMGLDMFRKAPNLRVLACGGDGTVGWVLSVLDQIHPPLSPCPAVGVLPLGTGNDLARALGWGGGYTDEPVGKILREIGMSQCVLMDRWRVKVTPNDDVCDDHMDRSKANVPLNVINNYFSFGVDAHIALEFHEAREAHPERFNSRLRNKMYYGQMGGKDLILRQYRNLSQWVTLECDGNDFTSKLRDAGCHAVLFLNIPSYGGGTHPWNDSFGATKPTIDDGLMEVVGLTTYQLPMLQAGMHGTCICQCRKARIITKRTIPMQVDGEACRVKPSIIEIELLNKALMLTKCKNGRGDVQVNPLEKLQLNILRITMQQYEQYHYQREMLSKLANKLGQIEIDSQCDLDHVRNMLNAKFEESITYPKVSQDWCFVDACTAEHYFRIDRAQEHLHYICDIAIDDLLILDHELATMPQTPDQERSFAAFSQRQAQTERRQMDQAQGHAPGSTDEDLQIGSKPIKVMKWKSPILEQTSDAILLAAQSGDLNMLRALHEQGYSLQSVNKNGETALHFACKYNHKDIVKYIISCATKRIINMPDKDHGQTALHIAADTTRRELCVMLVAAGASLQARNAEGNTPMMVAFNRNANEIATYLESKDVEAVKDENEDEKDSSTIIIVWPPPSSSM
- the LOC108154173 gene encoding eye-specific diacylglycerol kinase isoform X14, whose product is MFISYLNCDSPNANANASVNASSNASSNPSAEQRVWGMERLLHAVREEFQTEDENEEDDAENSDCDSSSSSSTSVAEAAADSSQPLSQSLPLPQSLLLQQQQKAARRKLQRSDSFETGTGMPMLAWTETAAGAGGVTSAAAAAGAAGGTVRRFRRSSIGMQRKSAFRQRKLDSLGAWRRKRRTATGSNARRPIRIVPDWTENAINGEHYWKTSSASGDLCCLNEECIVSSKSGQRLKCSACQLVAHINCIPYVNEKPTLLCKPTYRDVGIRQYREQTTTHHHWVHRKMEKGKCKQCGKNIMFESIPQAVQSKLFGSKEIVALSCAWCHEIYHNKDTCFNQEKIGEECRLGNYAPIIVPPSWIVKLPNKGNFKSSIRVSNKNAATGSSAAGAGGGTAAGAPGGPGGLGGPGGKGKKQTQRRQKGKDEKKGEPRAFIVKPIPSPEVIPVIVFINPKSGGNQGVKLLGKFQHLLNPRQVFDLTQGGPKMGLDMFRKAPNLRVLACGGDGTVGWVLSVLDQIHPPLSPCPAVGVLPLGTGNDLARALGWGGYFSCQGYTDEPVGKILREIGMSQCVLMDRWRVKVTPNDDVCDDHMDRSKANVPLNVINNYFSFGVDAHIALEFHEAREAHPERFNSRLRNKMYYGQMGGKDLILRQYRNLSQWVTLECDGNDFTSKLRDAGCHAVLFLNIPSYGGGTHPWNDSFGATKPTIDDGLMEVVGLTTYQLPMLQAGMHGTCICQCRKARIITKRTIPMQVDGEACRVKPSIIEIELLNKALMLTKCKNGRGDVQVNPLEKLQLNILRITMQQYEQYHYQREMLSKLANKLGQIEIDSQCDLDHVRNMLNAKFEESITYPKVSQDWCFVDACTAEHYFRIDRAQEHLHYICDIAIDDLLILDHELATMPQTPDQERSFAAFSQRQAQTERRQMDQAQGHAPGSTDEDLQIGSKPIKVMKWKSNKDRLFSFNEDVFGYGFSPILEQTSDAILLAAQSGDLNMLRALHEQGYSLQSVNKNGETALHFACKYNHKDIVKYIISCATKRIINMPDKDHGQTALHIAADTTRRELCVMLVAAGASLQARNAEGNTPMMVAFNRNANEIATYLESKDVEAVKDENEDEKDSSTIIIVWPPPSSSM
- the LOC108154173 gene encoding eye-specific diacylglycerol kinase isoform X1, which translates into the protein MQRLRTTFTRSRTPTGAEMKMQNSLEVPKQVRSASFDEMQLEAQRTSSNRLRQRASSSAEGRALEADRLQVPAGQGRSRSFDSAVIDPTSEDSGAFLDVPQRNKMPRRSSSSSPKTPPPCFHCQLVRQYERQITAEQRFFIDHRELTALSFYSDDDDDDDEEEGAVGGEGLCEDMHGACGGRPLPDVNNEAVARAQAILASTFENDPSTDCEDDAVELDLGLIHLSIEQSRARIPRQMRRHTIDSSVGNSEDEGVDGSGPNSNNSPYFGNTLMPPRPCGITFTLSPTNGDCPFLPTFAFPIDPNSPPGTPSPTQSPSPSPSPSPTPSVVLAVPPPLLELPSCSTGSGQQLLGSTAAVAAAALTLPAIASSQAAAAMATGAVCTLADADDAAAALGAIGLPVRPRRRSISRQEAIFVEPTGSSLENVSMSIEKADSIDAASTRANCGSPTGMFAVAHRTGFVVQDIYLTVPDLRRDRAASVDSCFSKLSSGNKTEELQPTVDGCYLTVPVINTTRSRSVDIVLPTDEQARYKALAMTGNEPGTYGRTATGSNARRPIRIVPDWTENAINGEHYWKTSSASGDLCCLNEECIVSSKSGQRLKCSACQLVAHINCIPYVNEKPTLLCKPTYRDVGIRQYREQTTTHHHWVHRKMEKGKCKQCGKNIMFESIPQAVQSKLFGSKEIVALSCAWCHEIYHNKDTCFNQEKIGEECRLGNYAPIIVPPSWIVKLPNKGNFKSSIRVSNKNAATGSSAAGAGGGTAAGAPGGPGGLGGPGGKGKKQTQRRQKGKDEKKGEPRAFIVKPIPSPEVIPVIVFINPKSGGNQGVKLLGKFQHLLNPRQVFDLTQGGPKMGLDMFRKAPNLRVLACGGDGTVGWVLSVLDQIHPPLSPCPAVGVLPLGTGNDLARALGWGGYFSCQGYTDEPVGKILREIGMSQCVLMDRWRVKVTPNDDVCDDHMDRSKANVPLNVINNYFSFGVDAHIALEFHEAREAHPERFNSRLRNKMYYGQMGGKDLILRQYRNLSQWVTLECDGNDFTSKLRDAGCHAVLFLNIPSYGGGTHPWNDSFGATKPTIDDGLMEVVGLTTYQLPMLQAGMHGTCICQCRKARIITKRTIPMQVDGEACRVKPSIIEIELLNKALMLTKCKNGRGDVQVNPLEKLQLNILRITMQQYEQYHYQREMLSKLANKLGQIEIDSQCDLDHVRNMLNAKFEESITYPKVSQDWCFVDACTAEHYFRIDRAQEHLHYICDIAIDDLLILDHELATMPQTPDQERSFAAFSQRQAQTERRQMDQAQGHAPGSTDEDLQIGSKPIKVMKWKSNKDRLFSFNEDVFGYGFSPILEQTSDAILLAAQSGDLNMLRALHEQGYSLQSVNKNGETALHFACKYNHKDIVKYIISCATKRIINMPDKDHGQTALHIAADTTRRELCVMLVAAGASLQARNAEGNTPMMVAFNRNANEIATYLESKDVEAVKDENEDEKDSSTIIIVWPPPSSSM